A single window of Flavobacterium aestivum DNA harbors:
- the rpsK gene encoding 30S ribosomal protein S11: protein MAKATAKKRKVIVESTGEAHISATFNNIIISLTNKKGEVISWSSAGKMGFRGSKKNTPYAAQMAAEDCSKVALEAGLKKVKVYVKGPGNGRESAIRSLHNGGIEVTEIIDVTPMPHNGCRPPKRRRV, encoded by the coding sequence ATGGCTAAAGCAACTGCAAAAAAACGTAAAGTTATCGTTGAATCAACGGGTGAGGCTCATATTTCTGCTACCTTTAATAACATCATCATTTCTTTGACTAACAAAAAAGGTGAAGTTATTTCTTGGTCTTCAGCTGGTAAAATGGGTTTTAGAGGTTCTAAAAAGAACACTCCATACGCAGCTCAAATGGCAGCAGAAGATTGTAGTAAAGTAGCTCTTGAGGCTGGACTTAAAAAAGTAAAAGTTTATGTTAAAGGACCAGGAAACGGACGTGAGTCTGCTATTCGTTCTTTACATAATGGTGGAATTGAAGTTACTGAGATTATCGATGTTACTCCAATGCCTCACAATGGATGTCGTCCTCCTAAAAGACGTAGAGTTTAA
- the infA gene encoding translation initiation factor IF-1 produces MAKQSAIEQDGSIIEALSNAMFRVELENGHIVIAHISGKMRMHYIKLLPGDKVKLEMSPYDLSKARITYRY; encoded by the coding sequence ATGGCAAAACAATCAGCAATAGAACAAGACGGATCTATCATCGAAGCATTGTCAAATGCGATGTTCCGTGTAGAGTTAGAAAATGGACATATCGTAATTGCTCATATTTCTGGAAAAATGCGTATGCATTACATCAAATTATTACCTGGTGATAAAGTGAAACTGGAAATGAGTCCTTATGATTTGTCAAAAGCAAGAATTACTTATAGATATTAA
- a CDS encoding dimethylarginine dimethylaminohydrolase family protein: MLELNIKNETSKLRTVVLGSAVSNGPTPKAEEAYDPKSLEHILANTYPLEADMVVEMEAFNLVLKKYGVTVLRPEMIENYNQIFTRDIGFVINDVFIKSNILPERERELDAIQYVINQLNPQKVVRPPEEAHIEGGDVMVWNDYVFIGTYKGSDYKDYITARTNWQGVQFIKELFPNKIVKEFDLIKSKLDARDNALHLDCCFQPVGNDKGIIYKGGFREEADYMFLVNLFGKENLFHITRDEMYNMNSNVFSIDSNVVVSEKNFTRLNNWLRANGFIVEEIPYAEIAKQEGLLRCSTLPLIRD, encoded by the coding sequence ATGTTAGAATTAAATATAAAAAATGAAACTTCAAAATTGAGGACTGTTGTGTTGGGTTCTGCAGTTAGTAATGGACCAACACCAAAAGCAGAAGAAGCGTACGATCCTAAATCGTTAGAGCATATTTTGGCTAATACTTATCCATTAGAAGCAGATATGGTGGTTGAAATGGAAGCCTTTAATTTAGTATTGAAAAAATATGGAGTGACAGTTCTGCGTCCGGAAATGATTGAAAATTATAATCAGATTTTTACAAGAGATATTGGTTTTGTAATTAATGATGTTTTTATTAAATCTAATATTTTGCCTGAAAGAGAGCGAGAACTAGATGCAATCCAATATGTAATTAACCAGCTAAACCCTCAAAAAGTAGTTCGTCCGCCAGAAGAAGCTCATATAGAAGGTGGGGATGTTATGGTTTGGAATGATTATGTATTTATAGGTACTTATAAAGGAAGTGATTACAAAGATTATATAACGGCTAGAACTAATTGGCAAGGCGTACAGTTTATAAAAGAATTATTTCCTAATAAAATTGTAAAAGAATTTGATTTGATTAAATCAAAACTTGATGCACGAGATAATGCCTTGCATTTGGATTGTTGTTTTCAGCCAGTAGGAAATGACAAAGGGATTATTTACAAAGGAGGATTTAGAGAGGAAGCAGATTATATGTTTTTGGTAAATTTATTTGGTAAAGAAAACTTGTTTCATATTACTAGAGATGAAATGTATAATATGAATTCGAATGTGTTTTCAATAGATTCTAATGTAGTGGTTTCAGAAAAAAACTTTACTAGATTAAATAATTGGTTGAGAGCTAATGGATTTATTGTAGAAGAAATTCCTTATGCAGAGATTGCTAAACAAGAAGGATTGTTGCGTTGTTCTACTTTACCATTAATAAGGGATTAA
- the secY gene encoding preprotein translocase subunit SecY, which translates to MKKFIESISNVWKIEELKNRILITLGLLLVYRFGAHVTLPGIDATQLTGLAGQTKNGLGSILDMFTGGAFSKASVFALGIMPYISASIVVQLMGIAIPYLQKLQSDGESGRKKINQITRWLTIVITLVQGPTYIYNLYRTLPSSAFILGFNSFEFLFSSVVILVTGTIFAMWLGEKITDKGIGNGISLLIMVGILARLPQAFIQEFTTRVTNNNGGPMLLVVEIIIWLLVIISCVLLVMAIRKIPVQYARRTTSGDFEQDMMGGNRQWIPLKLNASGVMPIIFAQAIMFIPAAVAGLSKSDASQSIVGAFSNMFGFWYNLVFATLIVVFTFFYTAITVPTNKMSDDLKRSGGFIPGVRPGVETSDYLDKVMSLITFPGSLFLALIAVFPAIVVSLMDVQQSWAMFFGGTSLIIMVGVAIDTIQQINSYLLNKHYDGLMKSGKNRKAVA; encoded by the coding sequence ATGAAGAAATTTATTGAATCAATAAGTAATGTTTGGAAAATAGAAGAACTAAAGAATAGAATTCTAATTACTTTAGGTCTGCTTCTTGTTTATCGTTTTGGTGCGCATGTAACGCTTCCTGGAATTGACGCAACTCAATTGACGGGATTAGCGGGACAAACCAAAAATGGACTAGGATCTATTCTAGACATGTTTACCGGAGGTGCATTTTCTAAAGCTTCAGTTTTTGCTTTAGGAATTATGCCTTATATTTCTGCATCTATTGTTGTACAACTTATGGGAATTGCGATTCCTTACTTGCAAAAACTTCAAAGTGACGGAGAAAGTGGTAGAAAAAAAATCAATCAAATTACCCGTTGGTTAACTATCGTTATAACTTTAGTACAAGGGCCAACTTATATCTACAATCTTTATAGAACTTTACCTAGTTCAGCTTTTATTTTAGGGTTTAATTCTTTTGAATTTTTATTTTCTTCAGTTGTTATTTTAGTTACTGGTACAATTTTTGCCATGTGGTTAGGAGAAAAAATTACTGATAAAGGAATTGGAAACGGAATTTCCCTTTTGATTATGGTTGGTATTTTGGCTAGGTTGCCACAAGCTTTCATTCAAGAATTTACAACAAGAGTTACTAATAATAATGGAGGACCAATGTTATTGGTTGTTGAGATCATTATTTGGTTGCTTGTTATTATTTCTTGTGTGTTGCTAGTTATGGCTATTAGAAAAATTCCAGTTCAGTATGCTCGTCGTACAACTTCTGGTGATTTCGAGCAAGATATGATGGGAGGTAACAGACAATGGATTCCATTAAAGCTTAATGCATCTGGTGTAATGCCAATTATATTTGCACAAGCAATTATGTTTATTCCTGCTGCTGTTGCTGGTTTATCTAAATCAGATGCATCTCAATCAATTGTTGGCGCTTTTAGTAACATGTTTGGATTTTGGTATAATTTAGTTTTTGCAACTTTGATCGTTGTATTTACTTTCTTTTATACTGCAATTACAGTGCCTACTAATAAAATGTCAGATGATTTAAAGAGAAGTGGTGGTTTTATACCAGGTGTAAGACCAGGTGTAGAGACTTCTGATTATCTTGATAAAGTGATGTCTTTAATAACTTTTCCAGGATCTTTATTTCTTGCTTTGATAGCTGTGTTCCCAGCAATTGTTGTAAGTCTTATGGATGTTCAACAATCTTGGGCTATGTTTTTTGGAGGGACGTCATTGATAATTATGGTTGGTGTTGCAATTGATACAATTCAACAAATTAATTCATACTTGTTGAACAAACATTATGACGGTTTGATGAAAAGTGGTAAAAATAGAAAAGCAGTAGCTTAA
- a CDS encoding citrate synthase: MSKTATLEIDGNVFEFPVIEGSEKEVAIDISKLRDVSGIITLDPGYKNSGSCKSEITFLDGELGILRYRGYSIEELAEKSHFLEVSYLIIFGELPSAERLTQFENDIRKFTLVSEEMKIILDGFPRTAHPMGVLSALTSALTAFNPKSVNAENEKEMYDAVCKTMAKFLVIATWTYRKSMGYPLNYYDNTIGYVENFMDLMFKLPTGPYTANPVVIDALDKLFILHADHEQNCSTSTVRMVGSSHAGLFASISAGVSALWGPLHGGANQAVLEMLEEIHKSGGDADKYMAKAKDKNDPFRLMGFGHRVYKNFDPRARIIKKAADEVLNTLGVDDPILAIAKKLEEAALVDEYFVSRKLYPNVDFYSGIIYRALGIPTDMFTVMFAIGRLPGWIAQWKEMRENKEPIGRPRQIYTGHPLREYPKS; the protein is encoded by the coding sequence ATGTCAAAAACAGCAACATTAGAAATTGACGGTAACGTATTTGAATTCCCCGTTATTGAAGGAAGTGAAAAAGAAGTAGCCATAGATATTAGTAAATTACGTGATGTATCTGGAATAATTACCCTTGATCCAGGTTATAAAAATTCAGGATCTTGTAAAAGTGAAATCACTTTTTTAGATGGTGAGCTAGGTATTTTAAGATACAGAGGGTATTCAATTGAAGAATTAGCAGAGAAATCACATTTCTTAGAGGTTTCATATTTGATTATATTCGGTGAATTGCCTTCAGCTGAACGATTGACTCAATTTGAAAATGATATTAGAAAATTCACATTGGTAAGTGAGGAGATGAAAATCATTCTTGATGGTTTCCCTCGAACAGCACATCCAATGGGAGTATTGTCTGCTTTGACAAGTGCCTTGACAGCATTTAATCCAAAATCGGTTAATGCTGAAAATGAAAAAGAAATGTATGATGCAGTTTGTAAAACCATGGCTAAATTCTTGGTAATTGCAACCTGGACATATAGAAAAAGCATGGGGTATCCATTGAATTATTATGATAATACAATTGGTTATGTAGAGAACTTTATGGATTTGATGTTTAAGTTGCCTACAGGTCCTTATACAGCTAATCCTGTTGTCATAGATGCTTTAGATAAATTATTTATTCTTCATGCTGATCATGAACAAAATTGTTCTACATCTACTGTTAGAATGGTAGGTTCGTCACACGCTGGACTTTTTGCTTCAATATCTGCTGGAGTTTCTGCCTTATGGGGGCCATTGCATGGAGGTGCAAATCAAGCAGTACTTGAAATGCTAGAAGAAATTCATAAAAGTGGTGGTGATGCAGATAAATACATGGCTAAGGCTAAAGACAAAAATGATCCTTTTAGATTGATGGGCTTTGGACACAGAGTGTATAAAAATTTTGACCCTAGAGCAAGAATAATCAAAAAAGCAGCAGATGAAGTTTTGAATACATTGGGTGTTGATGATCCAATTTTAGCTATTGCAAAAAAACTTGAAGAAGCGGCTCTTGTAGATGAGTATTTTGTTTCTAGAAAACTATACCCAAATGTTGATTTCTATTCTGGTATTATTTACAGAGCATTAGGAATTCCTACTGATATGTTTACGGTAATGTTCGCAATAGGTAGATTGCCAGGTTGGATTGCACAATGGAAAGAAATGAGAGAGAATAAGGAGCCAATAGGACGACCAAGACAAATATATACAGGTCATCCTTTGAGAGAATATCCTAAATCATAA
- the rpsD gene encoding 30S ribosomal protein S4, protein MARYTGPKTKIARKFGEAIFGDDKAFEKRNYPPGQHGMAKKRGKKSEYAVQLMEKQKAKYSYGILEKQFRNLFEKASATKGVTGEVLLQLCEARLDNVVFRMGIAPSRRGARQIVSHRHITVNGENVNIPSYHLKPGDVVGVREKSKSLEAIERSLSNSSHVYEWITWNNETKQGTFVTVPARLQIPENIKEQLIVELYNK, encoded by the coding sequence ATGGCAAGATATACTGGTCCAAAAACCAAAATTGCTCGTAAATTTGGCGAGGCAATCTTCGGAGACGATAAAGCTTTCGAAAAAAGAAATTACCCACCTGGACAACACGGGATGGCTAAAAAAAGAGGAAAAAAATCTGAATATGCTGTTCAATTAATGGAAAAGCAAAAAGCTAAATATTCTTATGGAATTTTAGAAAAACAATTCAGAAATTTATTCGAAAAAGCATCAGCTACTAAAGGTGTAACTGGTGAAGTATTGTTACAATTGTGTGAAGCAAGATTAGACAATGTTGTTTTTAGAATGGGAATTGCTCCATCTAGAAGAGGTGCTCGTCAAATCGTTTCTCACCGTCACATTACTGTAAATGGAGAAAATGTAAATATTCCTTCTTATCACTTAAAACCAGGTGATGTAGTTGGTGTTCGTGAAAAGTCTAAATCTTTAGAGGCTATCGAACGTTCTTTATCAAATTCAAGTCATGTTTATGAGTGGATCACTTGGAACAATGAAACTAAGCAAGGTACTTTTGTTACTGTTCCTGCTAGACTTCAAATTCCAGAAAACATCAAAGAACAATTAATCGTAGAGTTGTACAACAAATAA
- the ctlX gene encoding citrulline utilization hydrolase CtlX produces the protein MKQTTNSILMIRPVAFRMNEQTAVNNYYQKVLDDLLPATVNAKAQQEFDVFVEKLRAVGVDVTVVDDKENSDTPDSIFPNNWISFHGNGDVALYPMFAENRRLERREDILDTLEEKGFVIHNIMDYTSAEEDGFFLEGTGSLVLDRENGKAYCALSPRADEELFIEFCEDFEFTPVIFEAFQTVNNERKLIYHTNVMMCLGETFAVICADCIDDKKERKMVLDSLKGDDKEVILITEDQVNNFAGNMLEVKGTDDRRYLIMSDSAYQSLTKKQIAQLEEHVTILSSSLDTIEACGGGSARCMMAEIFLPKE, from the coding sequence ATGAAACAAACAACAAACTCCATATTAATGATTCGACCAGTTGCGTTCCGTATGAATGAACAAACAGCGGTTAATAATTATTATCAAAAAGTTTTAGACGATCTTTTGCCAGCAACAGTAAACGCAAAAGCGCAGCAGGAATTTGATGTTTTTGTAGAAAAGCTTCGTGCAGTTGGGGTTGATGTGACTGTAGTCGATGATAAGGAGAATTCAGATACTCCGGACAGTATTTTTCCTAACAACTGGATTTCTTTTCATGGAAATGGAGATGTTGCTTTATATCCTATGTTTGCAGAAAATCGTCGTTTGGAACGTCGTGAAGATATTTTAGATACACTAGAAGAGAAGGGATTTGTGATTCATAATATAATGGATTATACATCAGCAGAAGAAGATGGTTTTTTTCTGGAAGGAACAGGAAGTTTAGTTTTGGATAGAGAAAATGGAAAAGCGTATTGCGCCCTTTCTCCTAGAGCAGATGAAGAGTTGTTTATTGAGTTTTGTGAAGATTTCGAATTTACTCCAGTAATTTTCGAAGCCTTTCAAACGGTTAATAATGAACGAAAATTGATTTATCACACCAATGTGATGATGTGCTTAGGGGAAACTTTTGCAGTTATCTGTGCTGATTGTATTGATGATAAGAAAGAACGAAAAATGGTTCTTGACAGTTTAAAAGGAGATGATAAAGAAGTAATTTTGATTACTGAAGATCAGGTAAACAATTTTGCTGGAAATATGCTAGAAGTAAAAGGTACAGATGATAGGAGATATTTAATCATGAGTGACTCTGCATATCAAAGTTTGACAAAAAAGCAAATTGCCCAACTCGAAGAACATGTAACAATATTGAGTTCAAGTTTGGATACAATTGAGGCTTGTGGAGGAGGAAGTGCTCGATGCATGATGGCAGAAATTTTCTTGCCTAAAGAATGA
- the rplQ gene encoding 50S ribosomal protein L17, with protein MRHGKKINHLSRQTAHRKSMLANMACSLIEHKRINTTVAKAKALKQFVEPLITKSKEDTTHNRRIVFAYLRSKYAVTDLFRDVAAKVGDRPGGYTRIIKVGNRLGDNADMAMIELVDFNELYNGGKKEVKKAKSRRGGKAKKADEATEAPAASAETTTDAAE; from the coding sequence ATGAGACACGGAAAAAAAATCAATCACTTAAGCAGACAGACTGCACATAGAAAATCTATGTTGGCTAATATGGCTTGTTCTCTTATTGAGCACAAACGTATTAACACTACTGTTGCTAAGGCTAAAGCGCTTAAACAATTTGTTGAGCCGCTTATAACAAAATCAAAAGAAGATACAACTCATAATCGTCGTATCGTTTTTGCTTACTTACGTAGCAAATATGCAGTAACTGACTTGTTCAGAGATGTAGCTGCTAAAGTAGGTGACCGTCCAGGTGGATACACTCGTATCATTAAAGTTGGAAATCGTTTAGGAGATAATGCTGATATGGCAATGATCGAATTAGTAGATTTCAATGAGCTTTACAACGGAGGTAAAAAAGAAGTTAAAAAAGCAAAAAGCCGTCGTGGTGGAAAAGCTAAAAAAGCAGATGAGGCTACTGAAGCTCCAGCTGCTAGTGCTGAAACTACAACAGACGCTGCTGAATAA
- the eno gene encoding phosphopyruvate hydratase translates to MSIIIKIHARQIFDSRGNPTIEVDVITDNGILGRAAVPSGASTGEHEAVELRDGGKAFLGKGVLKAVENVNINIAEELIGTSVFEQNLIDQMMIDLDGTPNKSNLGANAILGVSLAVAKAAANELGLPLYRYVGGVSANTLPVPMMNIINGGSHSDAPIAFQEFMIFPVKATSFSHSMQMGTEIFHSLKKVLHDRGLSTAVGDEGGFAPNLAGGTEDALDTIKLAVEKAGYTFGDEIMIALDCAASEFYVNGKYDYTKFEGETGKIRTSEEQANYLAELASKYPIISIEDGMYEDDWNGWKYLTEKIGNKVQLVGDDLFVTNVERLSTGIQKGIANSILIKVNQIGTLTETIAAVNMAKNAGYTSVMSHRSGETEDNTIADLAVALNCGQIKTGSASRSDRMSKYNQLLRIEEELGSSAYFPGLNAFKIK, encoded by the coding sequence ATGAGTATAATCATTAAAATACACGCAAGACAAATTTTCGATTCTAGAGGAAATCCTACCATTGAGGTTGATGTAATTACTGATAATGGAATTTTAGGTAGAGCGGCAGTTCCATCAGGAGCTTCTACAGGAGAACACGAAGCAGTTGAATTGCGTGATGGTGGTAAAGCATTTTTAGGAAAAGGAGTTTTGAAAGCTGTTGAAAATGTTAATATTAATATTGCTGAAGAATTAATTGGAACGTCTGTTTTTGAGCAAAATTTGATTGATCAAATGATGATTGATTTGGATGGTACGCCAAATAAATCAAATTTAGGAGCAAATGCTATTCTTGGTGTTTCTCTTGCAGTAGCTAAGGCAGCTGCAAATGAGTTGGGACTTCCTTTGTATAGATATGTAGGTGGTGTTTCTGCTAATACTTTGCCAGTTCCTATGATGAACATCATAAATGGTGGATCACATTCTGATGCTCCAATTGCTTTTCAAGAATTTATGATTTTCCCTGTAAAGGCTACTTCATTTTCACATTCTATGCAAATGGGAACTGAGATTTTTCACAGTTTGAAAAAAGTATTACATGATAGAGGTTTGAGTACAGCTGTTGGAGACGAAGGTGGATTTGCACCTAACTTAGCTGGAGGTACTGAAGATGCTTTAGATACTATTAAATTAGCAGTTGAAAAAGCTGGATATACTTTTGGAGATGAAATTATGATAGCTCTTGACTGTGCTGCTTCTGAGTTCTATGTTAATGGTAAATACGATTATACTAAATTTGAAGGAGAAACTGGAAAAATCAGAACATCTGAAGAACAAGCTAATTATTTAGCTGAACTTGCTTCTAAATATCCAATTATTTCAATCGAAGATGGTATGTATGAGGATGACTGGAATGGATGGAAATACTTAACTGAAAAAATTGGTAATAAAGTACAATTAGTTGGTGATGATTTGTTTGTTACCAATGTTGAGCGTTTGTCTACTGGTATTCAAAAAGGAATTGCTAATTCAATACTTATTAAAGTAAATCAAATTGGTACTTTGACAGAAACTATTGCAGCAGTAAATATGGCTAAAAATGCTGGATATACTTCAGTAATGTCACACCGTTCTGGAGAAACAGAAGATAATACGATTGCTGATTTAGCGGTAGCTTTGAACTGTGGTCAGATTAAAACTGGTTCTGCTTCTAGATCTGATCGTATGTCAAAATACAATCAATTATTAAGAATTGAAGAAGAATTAGGAAGTTCAGCTTATTTTCCAGGGCTGAATGCTTTCAAAATAAAATAA
- the ykgO gene encoding type B 50S ribosomal protein L36 → MKVRASVKKRSAECIIVRRKGRLYVINKKNPRFKQRQG, encoded by the coding sequence ATGAAAGTTAGAGCATCAGTAAAAAAGAGAAGTGCCGAGTGCATTATCGTACGAAGAAAAGGGAGATTATACGTAATCAACAAAAAGAATCCTAGATTTAAACAAAGACAAGGATAA
- the rpsM gene encoding 30S ribosomal protein S13, which translates to MARIAGVDIPKNKRGVIALTYIFGLGKSRAIEILEKAQVSQDKKVQDWNDDEIGAIREAVSAFKIEGELRSEVSLNIKRLMDIGCYRGIRHRSGLPLRGQRTKNNSRTRKGKRKTVANKKKATK; encoded by the coding sequence ATGGCAAGAATAGCAGGGGTAGATATCCCAAAAAACAAAAGAGGTGTTATTGCACTTACCTACATCTTCGGATTAGGAAAAAGTAGAGCTATTGAGATTTTAGAAAAAGCTCAAGTTAGCCAAGATAAAAAAGTTCAAGATTGGAATGATGACGAAATCGGAGCGATTCGTGAAGCCGTATCAGCATTTAAAATTGAAGGTGAATTACGTTCTGAAGTTTCTTTGAACATCAAACGTTTAATGGATATTGGATGTTATAGAGGTATTCGTCACAGATCTGGTCTTCCTTTAAGAGGACAAAGAACTAAAAACAACTCTAGAACAAGAAAAGGTAAAAGAAAAACTGTTGCTAACAAGAAAAAAGCAACTAAATAA
- the carA gene encoding glutamine-hydrolyzing carbamoyl-phosphate synthase small subunit has product MKYTTRKSAILLLSDGTIFHGKSIGISGKTFGEVCFNTGMTGYQEIFTDPSYFGQLMVATNAHIGNYGVNEKEVESNSIKIAGLICKNFSFNYSREDSSGSLEDYFAKQNLICISDVDTRALVSYIRDNGAMNAVICTDDTPVDELKILLSKVPDMEGLELASKVSTTEPYFYGDENATYKIAALDLGIKENILRNLAKRDCYIKVFPFDSTFQDLSSFNPDGYFLSNGPGDPDPLKSAIQVAKDILANDKPLFGICLGHQVIALANGVSTYKMFNGHRGINHPVKNIITGRGEITSQNHGFAVNKEELDNHPDLEITHLHLNDGTVAGMRMKNKNCFSVQYHPEASPGPHDSSYLFDQFIENIKG; this is encoded by the coding sequence ATGAAATATACAACACGAAAAAGCGCCATACTTCTACTAAGTGATGGGACAATCTTTCACGGAAAATCTATTGGAATAAGCGGGAAGACTTTTGGAGAAGTTTGTTTTAATACTGGAATGACAGGATACCAAGAGATTTTTACAGATCCTTCTTATTTTGGTCAGTTAATGGTTGCGACAAATGCCCATATTGGGAATTATGGAGTGAATGAGAAAGAAGTAGAATCTAATAGTATTAAAATTGCTGGATTGATTTGTAAAAACTTCAGTTTTAATTATTCTCGTGAAGATTCGTCAGGAAGTTTGGAAGATTATTTTGCTAAACAAAATTTGATTTGTATTTCGGACGTTGATACACGTGCATTGGTAAGTTATATTCGTGATAATGGAGCAATGAATGCTGTTATTTGTACAGATGACACTCCAGTGGATGAATTGAAAATATTGTTGTCGAAAGTGCCAGATATGGAAGGGTTAGAGTTGGCTTCTAAAGTTTCTACTACTGAGCCTTACTTTTATGGAGATGAAAATGCAACATATAAAATTGCTGCTTTAGATTTAGGAATTAAAGAGAATATACTTCGTAATCTTGCTAAGAGAGATTGTTATATAAAAGTTTTTCCTTTCGATTCTACTTTTCAAGATTTGTCTTCGTTCAATCCTGATGGTTATTTTTTGTCTAACGGACCTGGAGATCCAGATCCTTTAAAAAGTGCAATTCAAGTTGCAAAAGATATTCTGGCAAATGATAAACCTTTATTTGGAATTTGTTTAGGACACCAAGTAATAGCTTTGGCAAATGGGGTTTCTACCTATAAAATGTTTAATGGTCATAGAGGTATTAATCATCCTGTAAAAAATATAATTACCGGAAGAGGAGAAATTACTTCTCAAAATCACGGTTTTGCTGTAAATAAAGAAGAGTTGGATAATCATCCGGATCTTGAAATTACACATCTTCATCTTAATGATGGGACAGTTGCGGGGATGCGTATGAAGAATAAAAATTGTTTCTCAGTACAATATCACCCAGAAGCAAGTCCTGGACCACATGATTCTTCTTATCTTTTTGATCAATTTATCGAAAATATAAAAGGATAA
- a CDS encoding DNA-directed RNA polymerase subunit alpha, with translation MAIFNFQKPDKVIMIDSTDFEGKFEFRPLEPGYGLTVGNALRRVLLSALEGYAITSVRIEGVDHEFSTISGVVEDVTEIILNLKQVRFKRQIEDIDNESVTISVTGKDQLTAGDFQKFISGFQVLNPELVICNLDSKIKLNFDLTIEKGRGYVPAEENKKQNAAIGTIFTDSIFTPVKNVKYAIENFRVEQKTDYEKLVFEIKTDGSINPKDALTEAAKVLIHHFMLFSDERITLEADEIAQTESYDEESLHMRQLLKTKLVDMDLSVRALNCLKAAEVDTLGDLVSFNKNDLMKFRNFGKKSLTELDELVAIKNLNFGMDLAKYKLDKE, from the coding sequence ATGGCAATATTTAATTTTCAGAAGCCCGATAAAGTTATCATGATCGATTCAACCGATTTTGAAGGTAAATTTGAATTTAGACCTTTAGAACCTGGATATGGATTGACCGTTGGTAATGCACTTAGAAGAGTTTTGCTTTCAGCATTAGAAGGTTATGCAATTACATCTGTTCGTATTGAAGGTGTAGATCATGAGTTTTCTACTATTTCAGGAGTTGTTGAGGACGTTACCGAAATCATCCTTAATCTAAAACAAGTACGTTTCAAACGTCAAATTGAAGATATCGATAATGAATCAGTTACTATTTCTGTAACTGGTAAAGATCAATTAACAGCTGGTGATTTTCAAAAATTCATTTCAGGTTTCCAAGTTTTGAATCCAGAACTAGTTATCTGTAATTTGGATAGTAAAATCAAGCTGAATTTTGATTTAACTATCGAAAAAGGTAGAGGATATGTCCCTGCTGAAGAAAACAAAAAACAAAATGCTGCAATAGGAACAATTTTTACTGACTCAATTTTTACTCCTGTAAAAAATGTGAAGTATGCAATTGAAAACTTCCGTGTAGAGCAAAAAACAGATTATGAAAAATTAGTTTTTGAAATTAAAACTGATGGTTCTATCAATCCTAAAGATGCTCTTACTGAAGCTGCAAAAGTTCTAATTCACCATTTCATGTTGTTTTCTGACGAAAGAATTACATTAGAGGCTGACGAAATTGCACAAACAGAATCATATGACGAAGAGTCATTACATATGAGACAATTGCTTAAAACTAAGCTTGTTGATATGGATTTATCTGTAAGAGCATTAAATTGCTTGAAAGCGGCTGAAGTTGATACACTTGGTGATTTAGTATCGTTCAATAAAAATGACCTAATGAAATTCCGTAATTTCGGTAAAAAATCTTTGACAGAACTAGATGAACTAGTTGCTATTAAAAATTTGAACTTCGGAATGGATTTGGCAAAATACAAACTAGATAAAGAATAA